In Ascaphus truei isolate aAscTru1 chromosome 5, aAscTru1.hap1, whole genome shotgun sequence, one genomic interval encodes:
- the LOC142494572 gene encoding neuropeptide Y receptor type 2-like has protein sequence MGTLQQTNRTILVEELGLRGWHAKGMTTPIHNLHGASSIMMDSTNILGVQVILIVAYSLIILLGLVGNSLVIYMIVKYKNMRTVTNFFIANLALADIMVDSLCLPFTLVYTLMDEWKFGLVLCHLFPYAQAMSVNVSTLTLTVIALDRYWCIVFHLNSRISKNLSFLIIAVTWLAAAIFAIPLAIFREYRYEDLPFINLKIAVCAEKWPSNNSRDAAIYSLSMLILQYVLPLAVICYAYIRIWLKLKNHISPTPRSESHKRRKNTTKMLVMMVVVFAVCWLPFHIFQLAIDLDVALVFHEYKLLYTIFHVIAMCSTFTNPLLYGWMNKNYRNGFLLFFSCKNKIQRSQPEGSVRAHSYTIRASTFHGSFRCAGENGQQPTQV, from the coding sequence ATGGGGACGCTACAACAAACCAACAGGACAATATTAGTGGAAGAGCTGGGTTTGAGGGGCTGGCATGCGAAGGGTATGACCACTCCAATCCATAATCTCCATGGTGCCAGCAGCATCATGATGGACAGCACCAATATACTAGGGGTCCAAGTGATCCTTATTGTAGCGTACTCCTTGATTATTCTTTTGGGACTGGTTGGGAACTCCCTGGTCATTTACATGATTGTGAAATACAAGAACATGAGGACTGTCACAAACTTCTTCATAGCCAATTTAGCACTTGCAGATATTATGGTCGACAGCCTCTGCCTGCCTTTCACTCTGGTCTACACACTAATGGATGAGTGGAAATTTGGGTTAGTCCTATGCCATCTTTTTCCTTATGCCCAAGCTATGAGTGTCAATGTCTCCACCCTCACCTTAACTGTCATCGCTCTGGATAGGTACTGGTGCATTGTTTTTCACCTGAACAGCCGGATCTCTAAGAATCTCAGTTTTCTAATTATTGCTGTCACGTGGCTAGCAGCTGCCATTTTTGCAATCCCACTGGCCATTTTCAGAGAGTATAGGTACGAGGACTTACCATTCATCAATCTGAAGATAGCAGTCTGTGCTGAAAAGTGGCCCTCAAATAACAGCAGAGATGCAGCCATTTACAGCTTGTCAATGCTAATCTTACAGTATGTCCTGCCTCTTGCTGTTATCTGTTATGCCTATATTAGAATATGGTTGAAGCTGAAAAATCACATCAGCCCAACACCCAGGAGTGAAAGCCATAAGCGGAGGAAGAATACAACAAAAATGCTGGTGATGATGGTGGTAGTCTTTGCAGTATGCTGGCTACCCTTCCATATTTTTCAGTTGGCAATCGACCTGGATGTGGCATTGGTGTTCCATGAGTACAAGCTTCTCTACACCATCTTTCATGTGATTGCCATGTGCTCCACCTTCACCAACCCACTGCTCTATGGATGGATGAACAAGAACTACAGGAACGGCTTCCTCCTGTTTTTTAGCTGCAAgaacaaaatacagagaagtcaACCAGAAGGGTCCGTTCGGGCCCACTCCTATACCATCCGTGCCAGCACATTTCATGGAAGCTTTCGATGTGCAGGAGAAAATGGACAGCAACCAACACAGGtctag